The Salinirubellus salinus genome segment TGACCCCGACGAGCCCCAGCGCCGCGCCCTCCTCGAACGAGCAGCCGACGGGCAGGACGGCCGCGTGGTCGCTCGGCACCCGGACGTACTCGGCGCAGGTCCCCTGGTTCCAGTTGCCCAGCCCGGTGGCGAACACCCGGTCACCCACCTCGAACCCCTCGACGCCGGGACCGACCGTCTCGACGACGCCGGCGGCGTCGGACCCCGGCGTCCACGGCAACTCCGGCACCGGGTACTCCCCCTCGCGGAAGTAGGTGTCGACGGGGTTGACACCGGCGGCTTCGACCCGGACCAGCAGGTCCCCGTGGCCCGGCTTCGGGCGGTCGACCTCCTCGACGGACAGTACCTCGGGACCTCCGTGCTCCGCGTAGCGGACGGCGCGCATACCCTCCTCTCACCCGGTGGAGCCTTCGCCCTTTCCCCGGCCCGGCAGCCGGACTCGACGGAACGGCGACGAGCCGCGGGGACCCGGCGCCGGCCCGGTGGGCTTTTGTCCCGCGCCGCTCCACCCCCGATATGTCGCGGAACACGCTCCGGACCATCCGAAAGCGGTACGAGGACGACGAACCGCTGACGATGCTGACCGCCTACGACGCACCCATCGCCCGTCTCGTGGACCGCGGCGGCGTCGACATGATCCTCGTCGGCGACAGCGCTGGCCACAACCACCTCGGCTACGAGGACACGATGCCCGTCACGATGGACGAGGCCGTCTCGAACACGGCGGCCGTCGTCCGCGGCACCGAGAACGCCTTCGTCATCGGCGACATGCCGTTCGGTTCCTACGGCGCCTCGATGGAGCAGTCCGTCGAGAACGCCAGCCGCTTCATGAAGGAGGCCGGTGCCGACGCCGTGAAACTGGAGACCGCGCCCGGTGGAGAGACCACCATCGAACTCATCGAGCGGTTCACCGAACTCGGCATCCCGGTCCAGGGCCACCTCGGGCTGACGCCACAGCACATGAACCAGCTGGGCGGTGCGGTCGTGCAGGGGCGCGAGGGGCCGGACTCGGAGTACGCGGACCTCCTCGTGGAGACCGCCCAGCGGCTGGAGGAGGCCGGCGTGTTCACGCTCGTCATCGAGGCGACGACCGAGGCCGTCGCCAAGCGCGTGAGCGAGAGCGTCGACGTCCCCACCATCGGCATCGGCGCCGGCCGCTACACCGACGGGCAGGTGCTCGTCGTCAACGACGTGCTCGGCCTCGGGGGCGAGGGGTACAGTCTCGCGAAGGAGTACGTCAACCTCGACGAGATCATCGAGGACGCCATCTCGGAGTTCGTAGGGGACGTGCGCGAGGGGCGGTTCCCGACGGCGGCGAACGCGTACGAGCCGATGGACGCGGAGTAGTCGGTCGGGCCGACTGTCGCCGGGGAACGGGGCCAGAGTGGGCGACCTCGGTCCCGAAAACCGCTGGAACGTTGTCTTTCCGTGATTCGACAGAGCCGGCCCGATGCGCCGGAACCGGCGGGATTTATGCCCGAACCGTCAGACCCCACGAACGGCAATGAAACTCCACGAGTACCAGGCGAAGGGAGTCTTCGCCGACGCGGGGGTCCCGACGCCGAAGTCGGCGCTCGCCTCGACGGTCGACGAGGCCGTCGACGCGGCCGACGAGGTCGGCTACCCCTGTGCGGTGAAGGCGCAGGTACAGGTCGGTGGCCGTGGGAAGGCCGGCGGTATCGAACTCGTCGACGACGAGGACGAACTCCGCGAGGCCGCCGAGCGCATCATCGGCATGGACCTCAAGGGCCTGCACGTCGACCGCGTCCTCGTCGAGGAGGCCGTCGACTTCGTCGACGAACTCTACGTCGGCGTGACGATGGACCGCGGCGAGGGCAAGCCGGTCGTCATGGTCTCGACCGAGGGTGGCGTCGACATCGAGCAGGTGGCCGAGGAGAACCCCGAGGCCATCGCTCGCGAACACGTCGATCCGGCGTTCGGCCTGCACCCGTATCAGGCCCGCCGCGCCGTCTTCTCGGCTGGCGTCGACCGTGACGTGGCCACGGACGTGGCGCGCGTGCTGACCACGCTCTACAGCCTGTGGGACGACAAGGACGGCACGGACGCCGAGATCAACCCGCTGATGATCACGAGCGACCGCGAGGTGATCGCGGCCGACGCCGTCATGAACGTCGACGACGACGCGCTGTTCCGCCACCCCGACCTCCAGGAGATGGAGGAGGAGGGCGACGTCGGCGGCGACGAACTCGAGCAGAAGGCCGACGAGTACGGCTTCGACTACGTCCGACTCTCGGGCAACGTCGGCATCATCGGCAACGGCGCGGGCCTCGTGATGACGACGCTCGACCTCGTGGACTACTACGGCGGCTCGCCGGCGAACTTCCTCGACATCGGTGGCGGGGCGAAGGCCGAACGTGTGACGAACGCGCTCGACATGGTGTTCTCCGACGAGAACGTCGATTCGGTCGTCTTCAACATCTTCGGCGGCATCACCCGCGGCGACGAGGTGGCGAAGGGTATCAACGAGGCACTCGAGAGCTTCGACGAGATCCCCAAGCCCGTCGTCGTCCGTCTCGCGGGGACGAACGCCGAGGAGGGGATGGAGATTCTGAACACCGACCTCGTCACGGTGGAGGCCACGCTCGAGTCGGCCGTCCAGCGTGCGGTCGAGTACGCGGAGGAGGAAGCATGAGCATTCTAGTCGACGACGACACGCGCGTGGTGGTACAGGGCATCACCGGCGGTGAGGGGAAGTTCCACACCGGCCAGATGATGGAGTACGGCACGAACGTGGTCGCTGGCGCGGTGCCCGGCCGCGGCGGCCAGGAGGTCGAAGGTGTCCCCGTCTACGACACCGTCTCCGAAGCGGCGCGCGAGGAGGACGCCAACGCGAGCGTCATCTTCGTCCCGCCGGCGTTCGCCGGTGACGCGATGTTCGAGGCGCTCGACTCCCCGGTCGACCTCGCGGTCGCCATCACCGAGGGCGTCCCGCAGCAGGACATGGCGAAGGTCTACCGCCGCCTCGGCGAGACGGACACCTACCTCGTGGGGCCGAACTGCCCCGGCCTCATCACGCCGGGCGCGGCGAAGCTCGGCATCCTCCCGGGGAACATCTTCTCGGAGGGTGACGTCGGGCTCGTCTCCCGCTCGGGCACGCTGACCTACCAGGTGGTCGACTCGCTCACGAAGCGCGGCATCGGCCAGACCACCGCGGTCGGTATCGGTGGCGACCCCATCATCGGGACGGACTTCGTCGACGCGCTGGAACTGTTCGAGAACGACCCGGACACGAAGGCCGTCGTGATGTGCGGCGAGATCGGCGGCGAGGACGAGGAGGAGGCCGCCGACTACATCGCGGAGTACATGGACACCCCGGTCGCCGGATTCATCGCCGGCCGCACCGCCCCGCCGGGCAAGCGGATGGGCCACGCGGGCGCCATCGTCTCCGGCAGTGGAACCGGCACCGCCGAGTCGAAGATCGAGGCGCTCAACGACGCCGGCGTCCCCGTGGGCGACACGCCCGAAGAGGTCGCCGACGCCGTCGAGGAGTTCATCTAACGGCCCCCTGTCTCCCGTTCTCGCGTCTTCACCGACTGTCAGCGGCCGGTCCGTTCGTCGGGCGTCCCCCCGTCGCCGAGCCCCTCGCACCCGATGCCGAGTCCCGCACCGGCCTCCGACCACCGGACGTCGACGAGCGTCAGCGCGTCGTCCGGTCCGCAGTCGGCCGTCCCCCACGCCTGCACCCGGTCCTCGGTTCGGACGAGGAACAGGACAGTCGTTCCCGGTGCGGGGTCCTCAACCGGCCCGGACACGCTCGACCCGGGGGGAAGGGTGAACCGGCCCTCCTGGTCCGCGGCTGCCGGCCACCGGACCTCGGTGACGTCGTCGGGTCGGAACAGTCGCGCCCCGGCGGTCCCGGTCAGGTTGTCGACCACACGTGTCTCGCCGAGCGTCGTCACCTCCGTCACCGAGTCGACCGGCCCCTCGATCGTCCAGTAGGCCAGCGTGTACGTGGCGTTCCCCTCGTTGGCGAGGGTGACCTCGATGTCCGGGGGCGGCGTCGTGGTCGGTGTCGGCGTGGCGAACGGGCCGGCACAGCCGGCGAGGAGGAGACACGCGACGAGGGCGAGCGAGTGCGAGCGGGGAGTCACAGCGTCCACTCGACGGCGTCGGCAATCAAGACTGGGACGACAGCACCTCGCGGAGCGCCCGTCGGTAGCGCCCGGCGAGCGACCCGACGAGGCGCCGTTCCGCAGGTTCGAACCCCTGCACCCCGAGCGCCACTCCGTAGGCGCACAGCCCGAGGGCTGTCCCCAGGACTGCGGTGGCGGCACCCCCGCCGAGCGCCAGTCGCATCCCGAGCGCCACCCCGACGAACGGCACCGCGGCGAGGAGCGGCCGGACGTGGGCACGGGTGAACGGCTGGAGGCCCTCGGCCCGGTAGAGGACGAGTATCTCCAGCCCGTTGTTCAGGGTGAGCATCAGCAGGTAGCTGGCAACGAGGCCGGGGAGGCCGAACTCGATGGTCAGGGGGATGGAGACGACGGCGAGGATGACGGTGACCACGGTGTTGACCACGAGCAGGCCGCGCTGGTTGTCGGTCATCGTCAGGAGGATGCCGACGCTCCCGGCGGCACAGGCACCGAACTGGGCGATGACGAACCCGGGGAGCAGCCACGCGGCCTCGACGAACGCGGGACCGAACAGGGCCATCACCGAGCGCCGGTAGACGATGGCCGGCACCGCGAGGCCCGTCGTGGCGAGGAGGACGAGTCGGCTGGAGACGTGGTAGAGCCGCGAGAGGGCCTCGTGGTGCCCCTCGTCGTTGAGCGCGGCCGCGACGGGCGGGACGAACTGGTTGATGCCGACCAGCGGCAGTCGGACGAGGTGCCCGACGAGGACGCCGACGGCGAAGATGCCACCGGCGGTCCCGCTGAGGAAGAGGGCGAGGAGGGGATAGAACCCGAGTCGCTGCGCGGTGGTGGCGAACGAGGCGAGGAACAGCGGGGCGACGAACCGGACGTAGCGGCGCTGGAGCCCCCGTGCATCTGGCTCACGCAGTCGGGGGCGGAGTCCACGCCGGAGCCAGAGCCACACGGCACCGACCGTCCCGACGAGTGCGGAGACGACGACGACGCCGACGGCGACGACGAGCAGACGGTCGAACAGGAGGACGCCCGCGAGGCCGACACCGAGCTGTGCGAACGGGAACGCGACCCGTTGCAGGACGTTCAACGCGCCCACCTCCTCCAGCCCCCGGAGGATGGTGACGACGGCGAAGAGCCACACCACGCCGGGGAGACCGAGCGCGAACACCCGGAGGTAGCCGACGAACGTCGCGATGCCGGCGTCGGCGGTGACGCCCGGCGTCAGCGACGCGATGGCGGGGGCCGCGAGGTAGAGCGCCACGCCGAAGAGGGCGGCGACGCCGACCTGCAGGGCGGTGCCGAAGGTGGCGACGACGTCGCGCTCGGCGTCGGTCGCTGCCGACGGGAGGTAGCGGCTGATGCCGCCACGGACGCCCATCGAGAGGCTCAGGAGGACCGCCTGGAACCGGCGGGCGACGACGAACACGCCGTAGGCCGCCGCGCTGAACCCGTTGGTCAGCGTCGCGGTGAACGCCAGCGCGAGCCCCTGTTCGAGGAGGACGCTCGGCACCGAGACGACGGCACCGTGGGCGACCCGTTCGAGCGCGTCCGCGAGTCGTGCCTCTACGGGGTCCGTCTCGGGCACGGGCCCCTCCGGCACTGCCTCCTCGGGCACCTCGCAGGCGTCGACCCTACCGGTGGGTGGACTGGTGTCGGCGGCCACGCCCGAGGGCCGCGGCGTCGGCTCAAAAGTCTCGTGGTCCCCCGGCAGGCGTCCACACGCGACTCAGAGCCACTCGTCGGGGTCCCGGTCCCCGTCGAGGATGAACGGCCCGGCCGAGAGGGTGAGTCGGGAGACCGCCGCCACACGGAGGACGTAGGCGGTCAGGACCAGGAACGGCGCGAGACCGACGGTGTATCCCACCGCGCCGACGACCAGGACGGTCGGGACGCCGAGGACGGCCCCGCCGAGCAGTCGGACGTCGACGGCGAGGGCCGTCGCGCTCACGACGATGGCCGGCAGGGAGACGTAGATGAGGTCCGCCGAGAGGGTGGAGAACTCACGCTCGAAGTAGAGCGATTTGAAGTACTCGCGGGCGGCCGCGAAGAACTGGAGTGCGTCGGTCAGGTCGGAGACGGCACGCTCCAGTTCGTCGGAGAACCGCGCGGCGTGCCGTGACTGGACGCGGCGGACGGCGTAGAACTGGCCGGCGTAGTCGTACTCCAGCGCTGCGAGCAGCTGGTCGAAGGTGTCCGTCTCGTCGGCAGTGAGCGTCCGATCGACCCGTTCGACGTCGTCCGCCACGCGTTCGAGACACGCGTCAACCTCCGCCTGCAGGTCGCCCGCCGTCGCCTCGTCGAGCCCTGGGTGCGCCGGCCCGACCGTGTCCTCCAGCGCCTGTGCGTGACCCAGCACGGCCTGCGTGATGGCCCGGAGGAACGGTCCCGGACGGGCCGGCGACACCTCCCGGTCGAGGACGGCCTCGGTCTGCCGTCTGAACTCACGCGTCTCCTCGATGCGCTCGCGCTGTCGACCCAGCGGCGAGAGCTCCTGCGAGACGAACAGGGAGGCGACCGAGACGACGATGGAGACGAGCAGGGTGACACCCGCGAGCAGCGTGTTCAGCGGCGTCGAGACGGTCCCACGGTCGGGGACGAGCAACTCCGCTCCCGGTGGCAGGGCTGCCACCGCGCCCAGCGTGAGCGAGAGCACCGCGACCAGAGCGCCAGGACGACCACCCGCCGGTCGCCTGTGAGCAGGAACCAGCGCCACGGCCGGGGGCCGTCGGTATCCGTCGTCACGCTCACCGTCGGTCGGCTGTGAGATAAAACCGGGAGCAGCGGCGGGCGGCACGACCGCACACCCTTAAGTGTCGGGGCGATGAACTCCCGCCGTCATGAGCGACAACGGACTCGGCAAGAAGGTGCTGGTCGTCGGCGTCGTCATCGGGGTCCTCGCCATCGTCGTCCGCCGGTTGCGCAGCGGCGCGGCCGAAGACGAGGAGGAGGACGGCATCGACCGCATCGACACGGGCAACGAGCGCAACGAGGAGCCGGTCGACACTGGGCTGGACCGGGTCGACACGGCCGGCGACGACGAGGACGACGCCACCGTCCCGGTCGCGGCCGAGGGTCGGTTCGCCCACCTCGACCTGTTCGACTACGTCGCCATCCTCGCCGCCGCGGTGAAGGCCGCGAAGTCCGAGTACGAGTCCCGTAGCTGAACCAGCCTCCTCTCCTGCCGTCTGCCTCGCCGCCACCGAAAGTGTGAGGTGTGCGACCCCCGCGGGTTGTGCCATGCACGAGGCCGACTTCGGCGTCGATGGACAGTCTGTCGTGGTGACAGGTGCGAGTCAGGGTATCGGCCGCACCATCGCGGAGACGTTCGCCGCCGGCGGGGCGGACGTGGCTATCTGCTCGCGCAGTCAGGACCGTATCGACCCGGTCGCCGAGCAGATCGAGGCCGAGACCGACGCGCGCTGTCTCGCCGTCGAGTGTAACGTCCGCGAACGCGACGAGGTGGAGGCGTTCTTCGAGGCCGTGAACGATGAGTTCGGTGGCATCGACACGCTCGTCAACAACGCCGGCGGCGAGTTCGTCGCCGCGTTCGACGACATCTCGCCCAACGGCTGGAACGCCATCGTCGACCTGAACCTCGGCGGCACCTTCCACTGCACGCAGGTCGCCAGCCAGTACATGCGCGAGGACGGTGGTGGCGTCGTCGTGAACATGTCCAGTGTGAACGGGCAGCACGCCGCCCCCAACGAGTCGCACTACTCGGCCTCGAAGGCCGCCATCATCCGACTGACCGAGACGCTCAGCGTGGAGTACGCGAGCCACGGCATCCGGGTGGTCTGTGTCGCCCCCGGCCTCATCCAGACCCCCGGCGTGGCCGAGACGCTCGGCATCCAGTCCGAGGACATGCCGCCGCGAGAGGCCGTCGACCGCCGCATCGGCCACACCGAGGACATCGCCGACGTGGTCCAGTTCCTCGCCTCGCCCGCCGCCGCGTTCGTCAACGGCGAGACGTACACGGTGAAGGGTGTCCCGCGTGCCGGGAACTCGATGAGCGCGGACCTCGGCCTGCAGTAAGTCGCTCGGTACCACCCGTCTCTTCCTCCGGACACGCCGATAGGTGAGCGACGGCACCGCTCGAGTGGCACGTCGAGTACGGCAGGACGAGCCGAGGAGCGTCGAGACGAGGCACGGCGAAGCGACGGACGAGCACCAGGCCGAGCGGCCGACCGCAGTGTGATCACAGCCCGCCGATGATGCCGCCGTCGTCGTCACTCGAACTCCCGCCGAGGACCCCACCGATGATGCCGCCGTCGTTCGGCGTTGGCGTCGGCGTCGGCGTCGGCGACGCGGTCGGCGTGGGCGTGGGCGACGCAGTCGGCGTCGGCGATGGCGTCGGCGTGGGTGTCGGCGTCGGCGTCGGCGATGGCGTGGGCGTCGGCGATGGCGTGGGCGTCGGACTTGGTGTCGCCGTAGGTGTCGCGGTCGGCGTCGGTGAGGGCGTCGCCGTGGGTGTCGCGGTCGGCGTCGGTGAGGGCGTCGCCGTGGGTGTCGGTGACCGCGTCGCGGTCGGCGTCGGTGTGTCCGTGGCCGCTGGCACGGCGTTCGTCGGCTGCACCGCGATGGTGCCGGCCGTCGACGCGAGCGTCAGGGCGACCGCGACAGCGCTGGCCGCGAACAGGGCGAACGCGGCGAGCCGGACGGTCGAGCCCCCGGGCCCGCTCGGGAACCCGACCCCGGACCCGGTGCCGACCCCACCGCTCGGGTCGGGGGCGGGGCCGTCGTCGACGGCCGACTCGACGGTCGCTGCCTCGGCCGCCGGTGGGTCCCCGATGTCGAGCCACGACGCGAAGTCGAACCCACCGGTCTCGGACTTCCATGCCACCGACTCCCGCGGTCGGCGGCGGCTCGGGAGCGCGTCGGCCAGCGCCGCGGCGGCACCGACGACGACACTGAGAACGAGTCCCGAGAGGGAGCCGGAGCTGCTGGCCGAAGCGTCCCCACCGGTCTTCACGCGGGCACGGTCGAGTCTCACCTCGCCACGGGTGACGGACGCCTCCCCCTCGCTCGTCTCGCCAGCCGCCCTGTTCGTCGACTCGCTCCGCTCCGAGAGCCACTCGTCGAAGTCGAAGCCGTCGGGTCTGTACCCCCCGTCGGTGCGTGAATGGGGCTCACCACCGTCGTCCCCGGGTGTGCCGTCTCTCGTCATATGGAGTGCTCGGTTACCAGTTCGTCCTTCAGGACTGTCCTAAGTCCGTTGCCGTCTCTCTCCGGACTCTTTTAATACGAGAGCCGGAGCGGCTCGCCGTCTCGGCAAGCGTTTAGCGCGAGCGGGCCCAACAGACCGCTATGTCGGCAGACCCGCCCGGCCCGAAGGGGGTCCCCCTGCTCGGGAACACGGGCCAGTACGCCCGCGACCCGTTCCGGTTCATGACCGCCGTGGGTGAGGCCTACGGCGACCTTGCTCGCCTCGAACTGGCCGGCGAACCCACGTTCATGCTCACGAACCCGGCAGACATCGAGACGGTGCTCGTCGGGGACGGCGACTCGTTCGTCAAGCCGGAGTTCGGCGGCGACGACGCCGTCGAGAACCTCCTCGGGAACGGCCTGCTCACCAGCGAGGGCGAGTTCTGGCGTGACCAGCGCCGCCTCGCCGGGCAGGCGTTCGACCCGAACCGCATCTCGGACCTCGCGGGGATGATGGTCGAGCACACCGAGTCGATGGTCGAACGCTGGGAGCCGGGCGAACCCATCGACGTCCGCACGGAGCTCGCGAAGGTGACGGTCCGCATCATCGTGAACGCGATGTTCGGCACCGACGTCGACCGCGAGACGACCGAGCGGGTCCAGGCGGCGCTCGAACCGCTGGGCGAGCGGTTCGAACCCGACCCGCTACGGTTCCTCACGCCGAACTGGCTCCCGACGGCGGAGAACCGCTCGTTCGGCGAGTCGGTCCGGACGCTAGAGGGCGTCCTCGACGACATCGTCGCCGAGCGGCGCGCCGCAGGCTACGCGGAGGGCGACGACCTGCTCTCGGTGCTCTTGCGGGCACAGGACCGGGGCGAGCAGGCCGACAGCACCCTGCGCGACGAGATGATGACGATGCTGTTGGCGGGCCACGACACCACCGCGCTCACGCTCACCTACACCTACTACCTGCTCGGCAAGCACTCCGAGGCGAAGGCCCGACTCCACGAGGAGGTGGACGCGGTGGACGGCCGACCCACGGCCGCCGACGCGATGGGGTTCGAGTACACCTCGAACGTGCTGAACGAAGCGATGCGGCTCTACCCGCCGGTGTACGTGCTGTTCCGGTCACCGACCCGCGACGTGGAGTTCGGCGGCTACCACGTCCCTGAGGGCGCGTTCCTGATGCTCCCGCAGTGGGTCGTCCACCGGAGCGAACGGTACTGGGAGGACCCGCTGGCGTTCGACCCGGACCGCTGGGACCGGCGGGAGCGCCACCGCTTCGCATTCTTCCCGTTCGGCGGCGGCAAGCGCATCTGCATCGGAAAGCAGTTCTCGCTCCTCGAGTCGAAGCTCATCCTCGCGACGGTGGCGAGACACTACGACCTCGAACTGGTCGACGACGGTGAGTTGACGCTCCGGCCGACGCTGACGATGCACCCGGCCGACCCCGTCGAGGTCGTCCCGCGGCCTCGCTGAGCGCCTACGTCCGCTCCAGCCGCGACAGCCCGTTCCAGATGGCGTCGACCATCCGCTCCTCGCCCGTACCCTCCGCCGCGTCCCACCCACGGGCGAGGGCGTCCTCGAGGACGGGTAGCGAGTGGTTCTCGAAGTTGGCCATCCCGCGGAACGCCTCGAGGGCCTCGTGTTCGGTGTCACCGAACGCGCCGCTCGGCGTACCCTCGTAGAATCCCATCTCGGCGAGCGTCGCCAGCACCGCCTCGGCGGTCTCGCCCTCGAGCGAGCGCGTCTCCTCGGGTTCGGCCCGCTCCAGCAGGGTCACGTCGTATATCTTGAACACGCGCTCGAGTTCGTCGATGGGGTGCTCGTGGTCGTCGACGCGCACGTCGATCCAGCGGTCGTTGCCGCCGTCGTAGCCTCCCTCGGGCTTGGCGACGTACATCGCCGCGCTCTGCTCGCCGCGGGAGTCGCCACCGGCTTCGTTGCCGGCGTGGAGCGCCGCCAGCAGTCGCTCGGGCAGGCCGCCGGCGGTGGTCTCGAAGGCGTCGGCCATCGCCTCGAGCGTCTCGTGGTTCTCGAGGATGTTCCCCTGGACGGTGTAGTGCTCGCCCTGGAGGTCACCGGCCACGTCGAAACACTCCTCGCCGGTGAACGCGGCGACGGAGCCGTCGGCACCGACGACGCCGACCTGCCGGGAGGGAGCCTCGTCGTCGGCCTCGGTCAGCGCCTCGACGGTCTCGCTCGCGCTGTGACCCTCGCGCAACAGGTCCAGCCCGTTCGGGCCGTAGGCGACGTTGGCGAACGACTGCGTGGCGATGGCTCCCGCGTCGGCGCTCACGAAGGGGACGACGCTCCCGACGCTGACGAACTTCGACTGGACGGCGACGCCGACGGCGTCGTGGTCCGGGTCCCGGGCGACGATAGAGAACGTGCTGGGCCGTGGTGTCGGCATACGCCGATCGACGCACGGCGGCAGGAAAAGCGTTCCCGGCTACCCGTCTCTCACCTCCGGCGTGTCCGTGGGCGTCTGCCCTTTCCGTGCGGTCAGTGGTTGTTCG includes the following:
- the sucD gene encoding succinate--CoA ligase subunit alpha translates to MSILVDDDTRVVVQGITGGEGKFHTGQMMEYGTNVVAGAVPGRGGQEVEGVPVYDTVSEAAREEDANASVIFVPPAFAGDAMFEALDSPVDLAVAITEGVPQQDMAKVYRRLGETDTYLVGPNCPGLITPGAAKLGILPGNIFSEGDVGLVSRSGTLTYQVVDSLTKRGIGQTTAVGIGGDPIIGTDFVDALELFENDPDTKAVVMCGEIGGEDEEEAADYIAEYMDTPVAGFIAGRTAPPGKRMGHAGAIVSGSGTGTAESKIEALNDAGVPVGDTPEEVADAVEEFI
- a CDS encoding DUF1028 domain-containing protein, coding for MPTPRPSTFSIVARDPDHDAVGVAVQSKFVSVGSVVPFVSADAGAIATQSFANVAYGPNGLDLLREGHSASETVEALTEADDEAPSRQVGVVGADGSVAAFTGEECFDVAGDLQGEHYTVQGNILENHETLEAMADAFETTAGGLPERLLAALHAGNEAGGDSRGEQSAAMYVAKPEGGYDGGNDRWIDVRVDDHEHPIDELERVFKIYDVTLLERAEPEETRSLEGETAEAVLATLAEMGFYEGTPSGAFGDTEHEALEAFRGMANFENHSLPVLEDALARGWDAAEGTGEERMVDAIWNGLSRLERT
- a CDS encoding cytochrome P450, whose amino-acid sequence is MSADPPGPKGVPLLGNTGQYARDPFRFMTAVGEAYGDLARLELAGEPTFMLTNPADIETVLVGDGDSFVKPEFGGDDAVENLLGNGLLTSEGEFWRDQRRLAGQAFDPNRISDLAGMMVEHTESMVERWEPGEPIDVRTELAKVTVRIIVNAMFGTDVDRETTERVQAALEPLGERFEPDPLRFLTPNWLPTAENRSFGESVRTLEGVLDDIVAERRAAGYAEGDDLLSVLLRAQDRGEQADSTLRDEMMTMLLAGHDTTALTLTYTYYLLGKHSEAKARLHEEVDAVDGRPTAADAMGFEYTSNVLNEAMRLYPPVYVLFRSPTRDVEFGGYHVPEGAFLMLPQWVVHRSERYWEDPLAFDPDRWDRRERHRFAFFPFGGGKRICIGKQFSLLESKLILATVARHYDLELVDDGELTLRPTLTMHPADPVEVVPRPR
- the panB gene encoding 3-methyl-2-oxobutanoate hydroxymethyltransferase; the protein is MSRNTLRTIRKRYEDDEPLTMLTAYDAPIARLVDRGGVDMILVGDSAGHNHLGYEDTMPVTMDEAVSNTAAVVRGTENAFVIGDMPFGSYGASMEQSVENASRFMKEAGADAVKLETAPGGETTIELIERFTELGIPVQGHLGLTPQHMNQLGGAVVQGREGPDSEYADLLVETAQRLEEAGVFTLVIEATTEAVAKRVSESVDVPTIGIGAGRYTDGQVLVVNDVLGLGGEGYSLAKEYVNLDEIIEDAISEFVGDVREGRFPTAANAYEPMDAE
- the sucC gene encoding ADP-forming succinate--CoA ligase subunit beta translates to MKLHEYQAKGVFADAGVPTPKSALASTVDEAVDAADEVGYPCAVKAQVQVGGRGKAGGIELVDDEDELREAAERIIGMDLKGLHVDRVLVEEAVDFVDELYVGVTMDRGEGKPVVMVSTEGGVDIEQVAEENPEAIAREHVDPAFGLHPYQARRAVFSAGVDRDVATDVARVLTTLYSLWDDKDGTDAEINPLMITSDREVIAADAVMNVDDDALFRHPDLQEMEEEGDVGGDELEQKADEYGFDYVRLSGNVGIIGNGAGLVMTTLDLVDYYGGSPANFLDIGGGAKAERVTNALDMVFSDENVDSVVFNIFGGITRGDEVAKGINEALESFDEIPKPVVVRLAGTNAEEGMEILNTDLVTVEATLESAVQRAVEYAEEEA
- a CDS encoding SDR family NAD(P)-dependent oxidoreductase → MHEADFGVDGQSVVVTGASQGIGRTIAETFAAGGADVAICSRSQDRIDPVAEQIEAETDARCLAVECNVRERDEVEAFFEAVNDEFGGIDTLVNNAGGEFVAAFDDISPNGWNAIVDLNLGGTFHCTQVASQYMREDGGGVVVNMSSVNGQHAAPNESHYSASKAAIIRLTETLSVEYASHGIRVVCVAPGLIQTPGVAETLGIQSEDMPPREAVDRRIGHTEDIADVVQFLASPAAAFVNGETYTVKGVPRAGNSMSADLGLQ
- a CDS encoding lipopolysaccharide biosynthesis protein, which encodes MAADTSPPTGRVDACEVPEEAVPEGPVPETDPVEARLADALERVAHGAVVSVPSVLLEQGLALAFTATLTNGFSAAAYGVFVVARRFQAVLLSLSMGVRGGISRYLPSAATDAERDVVATFGTALQVGVAALFGVALYLAAPAIASLTPGVTADAGIATFVGYLRVFALGLPGVVWLFAVVTILRGLEEVGALNVLQRVAFPFAQLGVGLAGVLLFDRLLVVAVGVVVVSALVGTVGAVWLWLRRGLRPRLREPDARGLQRRYVRFVAPLFLASFATTAQRLGFYPLLALFLSGTAGGIFAVGVLVGHLVRLPLVGINQFVPPVAAALNDEGHHEALSRLYHVSSRLVLLATTGLAVPAIVYRRSVMALFGPAFVEAAWLLPGFVIAQFGACAAGSVGILLTMTDNQRGLLVVNTVVTVILAVVSIPLTIEFGLPGLVASYLLMLTLNNGLEILVLYRAEGLQPFTRAHVRPLLAAVPFVGVALGMRLALGGGAATAVLGTALGLCAYGVALGVQGFEPAERRLVGSLAGRYRRALREVLSSQS